The proteins below come from a single Clostridiisalibacter paucivorans DSM 22131 genomic window:
- a CDS encoding DegT/DnrJ/EryC1/StrS family aminotransferase yields MAEKIWLASPHMSDEGYEQEYVKEAFDANWIAPLGPNVNGFEQELAAKVCIGHAAALASGSAAIHLALKAAGVGEGDIVFCQDLTFSATANPIIYQHAKPVFIDSDYETWNMSPKVLEEAFQKYPEVKAVLVVHLYGLSADMDKIVDLCKKHNVTLIEDAAESLGTYYKGKHTGTFGDYGIFSFNGNKIITTSGGGMLVSNNEEKIAKVRFWATQARDQARHYQHSELGFNYRMSNIVAGIGRGQLKVLDQRVEKKKYIFEFYKRELGGFEGVEFMPVNEWNEPNYWLSVMTLKGKVRPLDVMEALEKENIESRPVWKPMHMQPFFAEYDYVGGDVSERLFENGVCLPSDTKMTDEDLERICGIIKGLWSK; encoded by the coding sequence ATGGCTGAAAAGATATGGCTTGCCTCACCACATATGAGTGATGAAGGTTATGAACAAGAATATGTAAAAGAAGCTTTTGATGCAAATTGGATAGCACCACTAGGGCCTAATGTAAATGGTTTTGAGCAAGAACTTGCCGCTAAAGTATGTATTGGACATGCTGCTGCATTAGCGTCAGGTAGTGCTGCTATACACTTGGCACTTAAAGCAGCAGGGGTTGGAGAAGGAGATATAGTGTTCTGCCAAGATTTGACTTTCTCAGCTACGGCTAATCCCATTATATATCAACATGCTAAGCCAGTTTTTATAGATAGTGATTATGAAACTTGGAATATGAGTCCTAAGGTGTTAGAAGAAGCATTTCAAAAATATCCTGAGGTAAAAGCTGTTCTAGTTGTACATCTTTATGGACTTTCAGCTGATATGGATAAGATAGTGGATTTATGTAAGAAACATAACGTGACTCTTATAGAAGATGCTGCTGAGTCTTTAGGTACATATTATAAAGGGAAACATACAGGTACCTTTGGAGATTATGGTATATTTTCATTTAATGGTAATAAGATAATCACTACTTCTGGAGGTGGAATGTTAGTTTCTAATAATGAAGAGAAAATTGCAAAAGTTCGTTTTTGGGCTACTCAAGCTAGGGATCAAGCAAGGCATTATCAGCATTCAGAGTTAGGGTTCAACTACCGAATGAGTAATATAGTTGCTGGTATTGGAAGAGGACAATTAAAAGTATTAGATCAAAGAGTTGAGAAGAAGAAATATATCTTTGAGTTTTATAAGAGAGAACTTGGTGGGTTTGAAGGTGTAGAGTTCATGCCAGTTAATGAATGGAATGAACCGAACTACTGGTTAAGTGTTATGACATTGAAAGGTAAAGTTAGACCTCTTGATGTTATGGAAGCATTAGAGAAAGAAAACATTGAATCAAGACCTGTGTGGAAGCCGATGCATATGCAGCCATTCTTTGCTGAGTATGATTATGTAGGTGGAGATGTGAGTGAGAGGCTCTTTGAGAATGGTGTGTGTTTGCCATCTGATACGAAGATGACGGATGAGGATCTTGAGAGGATATGTGGGATTATAAAGGGACTGTGGTCTAAATAA
- a CDS encoding helix-turn-helix transcriptional regulator, whose product MKTLSTKKLAETVRNLRESKGFTKEELGNLTGINRIMIGRIEREDFTPSIVQFEALSNVLGFDLTEMFVEKERTNSFVALRSEALSDSEKKGVEKLFTMMLSLRQQIKLRSSFENESTHA is encoded by the coding sequence ATGAAAACTTTATCAACTAAAAAATTAGCTGAAACAGTTAGAAACCTTAGAGAATCAAAAGGATTTACAAAAGAAGAACTCGGTAATTTAACCGGTATAAACAGAATTATGATAGGCCGAATTGAAAGAGAAGACTTTACTCCATCTATTGTACAGTTTGAAGCTTTATCAAATGTTTTAGGTTTTGATCTTACAGAAATGTTTGTTGAGAAAGAAAGAACTAACTCTTTTGTTGCTCTTCGAAGTGAAGCATTAAGCGATAGTGAAAAAAAAGGCGTAGAAAAACTATTCACTATGATGTTGTCACTTAGACAGCAAATTAAATTAAGGAGCTCATTTGAAAATGAATCCACTCACGCTTAA
- a CDS encoding TIR domain-containing protein, which translates to MGHKCFISFKTEDIDYKEYIQNDLDVDMIDKSLNTPINSDDEDYIMQKIRSDYLSDSTVTLFLIGQYSSENLGWYEQRYIMRELQASLYNGKGNSRSGILGIVLPAMYDSIYKGSQECSSCGKEHNIVAINDSTVIKEFSYNYYIPNNKCFHSEEDRYCVLVKWDDFCKQPNVYIDKAYDKRFEPIANKVKVYGNRD; encoded by the coding sequence ATGGGACACAAATGCTTCATATCGTTTAAAACTGAAGATATTGATTATAAGGAATACATTCAAAATGATTTAGATGTAGATATGATTGATAAATCTTTAAACACTCCAATTAATTCAGATGATGAAGATTATATTATGCAAAAAATTAGAAGTGATTATTTATCAGATTCTACAGTAACATTATTCTTAATTGGACAGTACTCATCGGAAAATTTAGGTTGGTATGAACAACGTTATATTATGAGAGAGCTTCAAGCTTCTCTATATAATGGTAAAGGTAATTCCAGAAGTGGAATATTAGGAATAGTGTTACCAGCGATGTACGATTCGATATATAAGGGCAGTCAAGAATGTAGTTCCTGTGGAAAAGAGCATAATATTGTGGCAATTAATGATAGCACAGTAATAAAGGAATTTAGTTATAACTATTACATACCAAATAATAAATGTTTCCATAGTGAAGAAGATAGATATTGTGTATTGGTTAAATGGGATGATTTCTGTAAACAGCCCAATGTGTATATTGATAAAGCTTATGATAAAAGATTTGAGCCAATTGCAAATAAAGTTAAAGTATATGGGAATAGAGATTAG
- a CDS encoding glycosyltransferase family 4 protein has product MKVLFAHGLKFFEDSNGNLYLRGYDTNYWNRYLKHFDELYVIGRKQRISDEYISGFNKFEGNGLFFVEVPDIHNYKTYFRSNRLFESIAKKIVNDVDVIIARIPGTYSSKIIRYAKQKNKPYLVEMVGCPWDSLWNHSFKGKLVAPFMMRSTKKILQQAPYVIYVTNQFLQKRYPTKGKQTNCSNVTLPKMDDAVLTKRIEKIKSSKSLEIVIGTTAAVDVRYKGQQYVIGALGKLKESGVTNYRYQLVGGGDTSYLKSMAQKYNVEEQVEFLGAKSHDKVFEWLDTIDIYIQPSRQEGLPRALIEAMSRGLPSIGAATGGIPELLENEYIFSNTKSNINEIINILRTFTLDSLERQAIRNFKVSSKYDKKNISTRRFNFIDDFIKNLERETS; this is encoded by the coding sequence TTGAAGGTATTATTTGCACACGGACTGAAATTTTTTGAAGACTCAAATGGAAACTTGTATCTTCGAGGATATGACACAAATTATTGGAACAGATATCTAAAACATTTTGATGAATTATATGTAATTGGTCGTAAACAACGCATTAGTGATGAATATATATCAGGATTTAATAAATTTGAAGGCAATGGTTTGTTTTTTGTGGAAGTTCCAGATATTCACAACTATAAAACTTATTTTAGAAGTAACAGATTATTTGAAAGTATAGCTAAGAAAATAGTGAATGATGTAGATGTAATTATAGCAAGGATACCAGGAACTTATTCTTCAAAAATTATTAGATATGCAAAGCAGAAGAACAAACCTTACTTAGTAGAAATGGTAGGTTGTCCATGGGATTCCTTATGGAATCATAGCTTCAAAGGAAAACTAGTTGCACCTTTTATGATGCGATCTACAAAAAAAATACTGCAACAAGCGCCTTATGTTATATACGTTACTAATCAGTTTTTACAAAAAAGATATCCTACGAAAGGGAAGCAAACTAATTGTTCCAATGTAACGTTGCCAAAGATGGATGATGCAGTCCTAACTAAGAGAATTGAAAAAATTAAAAGCAGTAAATCCTTAGAGATTGTGATAGGAACGACAGCAGCGGTGGACGTTCGTTATAAAGGACAACAATATGTTATTGGGGCTCTAGGTAAATTAAAAGAAAGTGGAGTTACCAATTACAGATATCAATTAGTGGGTGGAGGCGATACTTCATATCTAAAGAGTATGGCCCAAAAATATAATGTTGAAGAACAAGTTGAATTTCTAGGTGCCAAATCCCACGATAAGGTTTTTGAATGGCTCGATACAATTGATATATATATTCAGCCAAGTAGACAAGAGGGATTACCAAGAGCATTAATTGAAGCAATGAGTAGGGGGCTGCCTAGTATCGGAGCTGCGACTGGTGGTATACCTGAACTTTTAGAAAATGAATATATATTCTCAAATACAAAATCAAATATTAATGAGATTATCAATATATTAAGAACTTTTACTTTAGATTCATTAGAAAGACAAGCTATACGAAATTTCAAAGTATCTTCAAAATATGATAAAAAAAATATTTCAACTAGAAGATTTAATTTCATAGATGACTTCATTAAAAATTTGGAAAGGGAAACTTCTTAA
- a CDS encoding glycosyltransferase family 4 protein, whose product MKKIVHVFTVSMSVIFLEGLFEKLKSKGYELIVICSDGEEVRYQERVGNIKYYPVSMSRGINPIKDLSALIKIISILKKEKPQIVHGHTPKGGLLAMSAARMLRIKNRPYHLHGLKYPSEVGARRSIIKWMEKATISLSTKVFAVSNSLKEFTISSGLGSNIKVNVLLNGSVKGIDIGRSEEIRVNREQIAIKLGIKQHEIIVGFVGRITEEKGVFELLRAYKNLVESKYDVGLILCGPTEIKNVQNSVLFDEIRELPNVQYFGQVDNPLEYMACCDIFVLPSWREGFGLVNIEANSVGSPVITTNIVGCKDSIEDQKTGILVESKNVSALFEALLLLIEDPELRKEMGQNGVQRVKDLYDRNKIWDTLLEEYERMIKVVRA is encoded by the coding sequence ATGAAGAAAATAGTACATGTATTTACTGTTTCAATGTCGGTAATCTTCTTAGAAGGATTATTCGAAAAATTGAAAAGTAAAGGATATGAATTAATAGTAATCTGCTCAGATGGTGAAGAAGTTCGATATCAAGAAAGAGTTGGTAATATAAAATACTATCCGGTTAGTATGAGTAGAGGTATAAATCCCATAAAAGATTTATCTGCACTGATTAAAATAATATCTATTCTTAAAAAAGAAAAGCCACAAATTGTTCATGGACATACACCTAAAGGTGGTCTTTTGGCGATGTCAGCTGCAAGGATGCTTAGAATAAAGAATAGACCATATCATCTACATGGGTTAAAGTATCCTAGTGAAGTAGGAGCAAGACGTTCAATCATTAAATGGATGGAAAAAGCGACAATCAGTCTTTCAACCAAGGTTTTTGCTGTTAGTAATAGTCTTAAAGAGTTTACAATTTCTTCGGGATTAGGATCAAATATAAAAGTTAATGTTTTATTAAACGGTAGCGTTAAAGGAATTGATATCGGAAGGTCAGAGGAAATACGAGTCAATAGAGAACAAATAGCTATTAAGTTAGGTATAAAGCAGCATGAAATAATAGTAGGTTTCGTAGGAAGGATAACAGAAGAAAAAGGTGTTTTTGAACTATTAAGAGCATATAAGAATTTAGTTGAGTCAAAATATGATGTTGGATTAATTCTATGTGGTCCAACAGAAATTAAAAATGTGCAAAATAGTGTTTTGTTTGATGAGATTAGAGAATTGCCTAATGTACAATATTTTGGACAGGTTGATAATCCATTAGAATATATGGCTTGTTGTGATATTTTTGTTCTGCCTTCTTGGAGAGAAGGATTTGGATTAGTTAACATTGAAGCAAACTCAGTTGGATCCCCTGTGATAACAACAAATATCGTAGGATGTAAAGATTCAATTGAAGATCAAAAAACTGGAATTCTTGTTGAAAGTAAAAATGTGAGTGCTTTATTCGAGGCTCTATTGCTTCTAATTGAAGATCCAGAATTAAGGAAAGAAATGGGGCAGAATGGAGTTCAGAGAGTGAAAGATTTATATGATAGAAATAAAATTTGGGATACTCTATTAGAAGAATATGAAAGAATGATTAAGGTGGTGAGAGCTTGA
- a CDS encoding acetyltransferase produces the protein MKDKLIIIGASGHGKVVADIAIKMNKWQSIAFLDDDGSIKTSMGLEVISKTTDTFIYKDEADFFVAIGNNTTREKIQKKLIDEGISVVSLIHPSAVIGTDVEIGIGTVVMAGAVINSSTKIGKGCIINTSCSLDHDNLIEDYVHISPGVGIAGSVSIGKSTWLGIGSVVSNNVNICSGCKVGAGAVVVNDITEPGTYVGVPVSKIN, from the coding sequence ATGAAAGACAAATTGATTATTATTGGTGCCAGTGGACACGGAAAGGTTGTCGCTGATATCGCAATTAAAATGAATAAGTGGCAAAGTATCGCATTCCTCGATGATGACGGGTCTATTAAGACATCTATGGGGTTAGAAGTTATTAGTAAGACTACTGATACTTTTATATATAAAGATGAAGCTGACTTCTTTGTTGCTATTGGAAATAATACTACGAGGGAGAAGATACAAAAGAAATTGATAGATGAAGGAATATCAGTAGTTAGTCTGATTCATCCTAGTGCAGTTATTGGTACTGATGTTGAGATAGGCATCGGTACAGTAGTAATGGCTGGAGCAGTGATCAACAGTTCTACTAAAATTGGCAAAGGATGCATTATCAATACAAGTTGTAGTTTAGATCATGACAATTTGATAGAAGATTATGTGCACATTTCCCCTGGTGTTGGGATTGCGGGGAGTGTGAGTATTGGTAAAAGTACATGGCTAGGAATTGGAAGTGTTGTAAGCAATAACGTGAATATCTGCAGTGGTTGCAAAGTTGGTGCGGGGGCTGTGGTGGTTAATGATATTACTGAACCTGGAACATATGTTGGGGTTCCGGTGAGTAAGATAAATTAA
- a CDS encoding glycosyltransferase, with the protein MNIVLLIPKISYGGASKIIIWLANQLSDTGYKVSIIEFYTGESHQKINEEIEVIRLDINQSKNRVLRLLFGTIIAEYRLHRVIRKVRPDLVITFGDPIGSLYILINKINSKRKIIVSERSDPYSVNGLNHKIRRAFFNLADGIVFQTEEAMKYFSNNIQSKGVIIANPININKVKRAPYSRRKNKIVFVGRFDVVQKRQDIMVEAFFEIKKYHKDLSLVFYGDGKDESLIRELVNTKGLEESVIFAGRVENVLEKIWDAKVFVLTSDYEGIPNALIEAMALGIPVVSTDCSPGGARLLIDNNKNGILVPTGDPKGISRAIRYILENPNEAERYGTLAQEIVTEYSSEEIMGRWISFIEKL; encoded by the coding sequence ATGAATATTGTATTGTTAATACCTAAGATAAGCTATGGTGGCGCATCAAAGATAATAATTTGGTTAGCTAATCAATTGAGTGATACAGGATATAAGGTTTCAATAATTGAGTTTTATACAGGAGAATCTCATCAAAAAATTAATGAGGAAATAGAAGTAATTAGACTAGATATTAACCAAAGTAAAAATAGAGTATTGAGATTATTATTCGGAACAATTATAGCTGAATATCGATTACATCGGGTAATAAGAAAGGTAAGGCCAGATTTAGTTATTACTTTTGGCGATCCTATCGGCAGTTTATATATACTAATCAATAAAATAAACAGCAAAAGAAAAATTATAGTTTCTGAGAGATCAGATCCATACTCAGTTAATGGACTTAATCATAAGATAAGAAGAGCGTTCTTTAATTTGGCAGATGGAATAGTTTTTCAAACTGAAGAGGCCATGAAATATTTTTCTAATAATATACAATCTAAAGGGGTTATTATTGCAAATCCAATAAACATAAATAAGGTTAAAAGAGCTCCATATAGTAGGAGGAAAAATAAAATTGTTTTTGTAGGTAGGTTTGATGTTGTACAAAAAAGACAAGATATAATGGTAGAAGCTTTTTTTGAGATAAAAAAATACCATAAAGATTTGAGTTTGGTATTTTATGGGGATGGTAAAGATGAAAGCTTAATTAGAGAACTTGTCAACACCAAGGGCTTAGAGGAAAGCGTAATTTTTGCGGGCCGTGTAGAGAATGTTTTAGAGAAAATATGGGATGCAAAAGTGTTTGTATTAACTTCAGATTATGAAGGAATACCTAACGCATTGATAGAAGCTATGGCATTAGGCATTCCAGTAGTTTCTACGGATTGTAGTCCGGGTGGTGCTAGATTACTTATTGACAATAATAAAAATGGGATACTAGTACCTACAGGAGATCCAAAAGGTATTAGTAGAGCTATTAGGTATATACTAGAGAATCCCAATGAAGCAGAAAGATATGGGACTTTAGCACAAGAAATAGTCACAGAATATTCAAGTGAAGAGATAATGGGACGATGGATTTCTTTTATAGAAAAGTTATAA
- a CDS encoding DUF4231 domain-containing protein, with translation MNKDDFDKYLAVRYQDQIKWYSDKATHYKRLYQLFQWLVVILSAIVPVLILIVPEEKELITVGISVLLTIGTSGLKTFKFQENWINYRTISETLKKEKYFYDAGLDDYSRCEDRMSTFVERVESLISRENSMWIMTHMKKDKDGEKEGC, from the coding sequence ATGAATAAAGATGACTTCGATAAATACTTAGCTGTACGTTATCAAGACCAAATTAAATGGTATAGCGATAAAGCTACCCATTATAAGAGACTATATCAATTATTTCAATGGTTAGTTGTCATTCTGTCAGCTATTGTTCCAGTGCTGATTCTGATTGTTCCAGAAGAAAAAGAACTTATTACAGTTGGTATTTCAGTCTTATTAACAATTGGGACTTCGGGATTAAAAACATTTAAATTTCAAGAGAATTGGATTAATTATAGAACAATATCTGAAACTCTAAAGAAAGAGAAATACTTCTACGATGCTGGACTTGATGATTATTCTAGATGTGAGGATAGAATGTCAACATTTGTTGAGAGGGTTGAATCCCTAATTTCTAGAGAGAATAGCATGTGGATTATGACTCATATGAAGAAAGATAAAGATGGAGAGAAGGAGGGGTGTTAG
- a CDS encoding sugar transferase yields MQSEVKEEVKVNKGIYGRFLKRPMDLILSLMAIMILSPVIIIVAILVRLKLGSPVLFKQKRPGLNEKIFTMYKFRTMTDERDESGELLPDSVRLTKFGRMLRSTSLDELPELLNILKGDMSIVGPRPLLIQYLELYNDHQKRRHEVRPGLSGYAQVNGRNAISWEDKFNLDVEYVDNVSLLGDWKIIFLTIKKVFVKEGISSDTSVTMEYFEGSKVEN; encoded by the coding sequence ATGCAGAGTGAAGTTAAAGAAGAAGTTAAAGTGAATAAGGGCATATACGGAAGATTTCTCAAACGACCAATGGACTTAATTTTGTCTTTGATGGCAATTATGATTTTAAGTCCTGTGATTATAATCGTTGCGATTCTTGTTAGGTTAAAGCTGGGTAGTCCAGTACTGTTTAAACAGAAAAGACCTGGGCTTAATGAGAAGATTTTTACGATGTATAAGTTCAGAACAATGACTGACGAGAGGGATGAGAGTGGAGAGTTGCTACCAGACTCAGTGAGGCTTACTAAGTTTGGTAGGATGCTAAGATCTACTTCATTAGATGAACTTCCGGAGCTGCTCAATATTCTTAAAGGTGATATGAGTATTGTTGGACCGAGGCCTTTACTAATTCAGTACTTAGAGCTCTATAATGACCATCAAAAAAGAAGACATGAAGTGAGACCAGGTCTTTCAGGATATGCTCAAGTCAATGGGCGTAATGCTATCAGCTGGGAAGATAAGTTCAATCTTGATGTTGAGTACGTAGATAACGTCAGTTTGTTAGGTGATTGGAAGATTATTTTTCTTACTATAAAGAAGGTTTTTGTAAAAGAAGGTATTAGCTCAGATACATCAGTTACGATGGAATACTTTGAAGGAAGCAAGGTTGAGAATTAA